TAGAGACTGTACAGTATGATAAgaatttaatcacagttcaattcaaggatacaagtggctttcaaaagccagaaaccacttgagcttgatcataaccgcatccgttgactctccgtcaacattTGTCTTCATAGACTATAACGTCCGTAGAACACTACTTTCATCGTTCTCCGTCCACCAGTCAACTCCCTATCGGGTCTGCACACcataaacagtagtttggtaatactcgagtataccgatttccAGTGTTCAGtaaacagtccccaaggtttatcggccttctcgaccaatcCCATACTGGCTCGATAGAACCGACTCACATATGaagttgggtacccaaacagtagcagtagttgatagggtatcacccaaacaactcaaacaCAGTCATACATAGAGatatcacatctcataataacagTATATGGAGCCTCAGTGGAAACAAggaaggtcgagtgcgataaagtacacgctcgcctccatttttatcaaaactGTGTTTGGCTCAAACAGTCgcaaatcaagtatttcaagttttccgatatttcacataacaggtagcaggtagtggaacactcacctgtcaagtgATGTAGTAGTCAAACGTCAAGTGTCTCGGTTACGACCACTTTCGTTTGCCAaccctagggcaacgagtgaaatcgttaacaaaTTAGATTCATTTCTCACTCAATTGTAGGTTCATTAAGAGATCAAGTGAGTGGTTAGAGCCACACAATTCATCATGCAAATTTGGtccaaaatgcagtaaaaattcatgagaaaacaagttcAATAAGTGCATGAAAGTTGgataaaagaaaagtttcattcaaaCTTAAAATGTTCTTCGCGGGTAAAACAGTCGTGCCCGCGCAGTCTCAGTAAAACGGCTATATCTCACTATAGGAAGGTCAGAATATGGTGCTATCGgcggcattggaaactagactcgaagggctttccaacggtaccaattaCACACTCTAGTTCGTCTCCTAGCAGTACCAGTAGATCGGACAAGTCGGCTGTTTTTCCAACCCTGGATCAGCCCTAACCTCAAGCCAAACTACATTAGTTCTTGGTGCTATCTTCATTTGTTTTGGTCCAAATTCACCCAAATCAGTCCTAAAATGTTCACCAAGGACCATTGGAGTTCAAAATATAATACATCAACATGAATAAGAATGACCATAGCAGCCTAGCCATCAAGAAAACCAAACCAGTCCACTATATAGACCAAGCCACTACTTTACTTGCtcaaatttcattccaattcacaCATGAACTTAACCAATCTTTAGCCCAGTTTCTTAGGCATGATTAAGGtgcaaataaatcacaaaaatcaagaagaaacCCTTCCTTCTCAAGCCGGTCAGCCAAGGAGATGAAAACAGTCCACCATTTCCTCTATTCATCCAACCTTTATCcttaaatcacaaaaatcaagaagaaacCCTTCCTTCTCAAGCCGGTCAGCCAAGGAGATGAAAACAGTCCACCATTTCCTCTATTCATCCAACCTTTATCCTTAAATGATTTTCACTTAAACAACATATCAAGTGTTAAATCTAAAtcaaaagaggtttaaaacATGTAAATACTTCATAAACAACCATGAATAAGGTTCAAACacttcatcaaacacttggtaggtATACTAACTAACTCAACTAttacttgtttaattcaagagattaaccccaaatctcaaccaaaTAACTTGTAGTTTGCCATTAAAACTTAAAGtatataataaaataccatAAAAGTATCATTTAAAGAATATTTACCTTTCTTGTAGGAAGCTTAAACCACCAAATCAATCCACCAAAATGAAAGTTTCAAGCTTGAATCAAGCACTTAGGGTTGGAGGAAAGTTTCTCACTAACTCaagatttttctcttttggtttttaCTCTTGATCATCTAGGGTTAAAAAGCAAGAATATGgagctctctctctttctttttggaGCTATGAAGTTCGGCCAACCTAAGGGTAAGAAAGCTTCAAGATGGTTTAAATTATCTTctaacctttggtcaaacaaaATCCATGGCTAAGGTTTTGCCAGTTGGCTCCATTCTTGTCCAATCCTcccttaatctttgactaatgataTTTTAACctttccaaatgtaccaatacttatttaacacctctaatccTTCATGTAAAGTCCctaccactaataaaagaacacttggTAAAATACAAGTAGTGAATTATTTAAaaccaactcaagaaaatgttttacttccagtaaaaggaaatgaaatggaATGGATGAAAATGTTGTAACACATAGGAAATATAATGCAAGGGCATATTATAAGTGGTCTAAGTTTTAGAATAAGACATGTAGATAAgaaaaaattgtgttttaaagtgagggtcaatACAAGGGAATTGTTGTAACACATGTAAAATATAAACTATGGCATATAATGAGTAGTTTAAAATCTTATGACAAAGCATGTAATTTAgggaaattatattttaaagtgaGGATTCTCACATTCACTAATTTATTTAACCACCCAACCCAATTTATATTAGTATTTGCTCTTAGCTCCTTCATGATAATAGGCTTTGCCGGTCACCTTCTCTCAACTGGGCCCCAAAAATATGGATAGAGATGCTTGTGCTGAGCTGTCCTTCTAGGACATGGGGCACGGACGGTTGcgcaatgttttgaaaatcggaccggaccggccggttcgaccggttgaaccgcgaaccggccatggcaccggtccggttcaatgcCATAGTTGACTTTATCAGAAAACCGGTCAAGAACCGGTCGAACCGTAAAAACCGCGATTAAACCGCTATTGAACCGGTTTTCaaccttcctcttttttttttttttttttttttttttgcaatatgcagctatcaagattcgaactcaagaTCTTTGTAATAGAATACCAATGTATTAACCATTGCACCAtcaaattttattagttttttttgataacttatttatataaagcaaacacttatatttcttttttccgtttttcttacaaaatctcatcctctcatgactctttctttttaattttcaactctctctctctctctctctctatcctcttttttttgtcactccctttttaatcaaacttctttatttttaatttattgatgttttcttccatcttttaatttggtttttgtccattaaattgaaaaaagttaaaaaagaattatttttttaacccaaattatttaatgctacAACcattcacttttatctcattttttgtttcttatcaagtttacatttctatttttgattttcttgacttccttcgaactccaaacttccttttttaaattgcaatctctaaaacgtaaattaaaatttaagttcacaatatctaaattctcatagacgtgaattttgtataatttcaaaatattgtgatatttttggattGGATTTAGACATAATTGAAAtcgagatgaaatttatttgttttaacttataatttaaaatttttatttttaaaaaatccaagttattaaaaaatagtaaacctTTCATCATATAGAGTATTAAATTaatccattacatgtcttattttatacatatatatatttatataaataattttttaaaaaattcattgaattGAGATTGaatctcgaccctttcacttcaccggttcaattaacggtccgatttttaaaacattgcggTTGCGCCTGCAACCGTCCCGGACGGTTTTAGCTATTTTCAATGTCTATCCATAGAGGATGGCATCGTGGCAATGTCTATCCATATGTACTCCTGGGACAGGTCACATGCTTCCGTTTATAGACAAGAAGCTGTCAGAGAGATACCGAGCGGAGAAAAGGGGTACATTTGATCTGCTCTTTTGACTTTTTCAGTGCGACTCCTATCTTGGCAGTATTAGACTATTAGTACAACCACTAagttttgaatttctttttcttaattgttACGTGTGTAgcccaaaataaaaataaaattacttgTATAACCTGAATCTGAAAGACCCGCTAAAAAATTTTGCGATCAAATCCCATTTTCTGGAGGATCTTTTTACAATATATCCGTAGATATCATCTCCACCgaattttcattttatattttttcttttattggtACGATAGATTCTATGCTATAATGAAATATTTTAACAATATATTCTTAGATATCATCTATACCAAATTCCTTTTATCGATACGATAGATTTTATGGTACAATTATTTCTAttctacactaaggaaatggggATCTAAAGAAATTAAAGAGAATGAGGATAAGAAGAATCCGGTGAACCAGTATCGGTTCAAACGAGTGTCTATGCACTTGTTGATGaaatattttgagaaaagtTTAGATATTAGAATATAGGTCAAAAGATTTGATCTCTTGATTTACacctaaataaaattttaaatctaTTTTAGTGGTTAATTATTTTAGGAGCAGTtggttaaattccaattttgtCATGAAATGATTCTTTTGATTGAGTAGTTGTCATCTTCGTAGTGATTTGGGAAATTTTTGTAAATGGTAAATGTACAAATGAATCTCTGATTACTTATTTGTCCTTTCTGTCCTTCTCTGGACAAACCAATTAATTTTCCTGGTTAGCTGGTCCTCTGTATTTCTGCAAGACTATTGCCTTCAGCTGAAAATTGAAGACAAGAATCTCGAGGCACCTGCATCTTATAAAGCCACTTGGCAAAAAGCACTAATGCTTGTGTTTTCTGGTCAAGTATTAATTGGAGAAGTCAAAAATAGTTTGAATTCAGATCAATCATCAATCGTTTATGAATGATGTAATatatattttgtaattttaagTGAATTATTTGGACATTCTTACAATAAAAAGTGtaacattttattagtttttatATGGATCTAATGCATAATAATTACGTTATGATTAGTGCTAAAGCCCTGGCTTGAATTGGATTAACAAGGACCGGACTCCTTCATAGAGAGACCAAGCACTGGATTTTGTTATTTTCCTCGATATGGTAACATTTTATATTGATTATCATAGGAAGTACAACTTTGGCAAGATGAGGGATAGCGAAGCATTGGCTGCTGACTCCAATTTTAGTTGGGGTATATCACAATGTAATTCGTGGGCTTACGCTAGTTAACCGCAGATATTGTAATTTTAGGATAAGTGATtgttttaagaaaattttttgttacattataaatatatgttctttttttttttttttgttgacgGAGTGGATAttcgggtcaatccttacgagGCCCAACTAATTCCACTTCGACCCGGAAAGAGAGGCTCCATCCCCCGAACACGATAATCACAGGATTCGGACCCAACTCCTAAGGAGGCTTGCTGAGACCAACCGAGTTACCCATGAGGGGCAGACAatttggtgggaggcaagggttAAACCCCTGACCTCTCACCCCACCAGGAGAGGTGGTGGTCactgagctaaagctcagtggttaTAAATATATGTTCTTGTCGCCTTCGTTAATTTTTCAGTCAACAGTTTATCTAACATAtatcaaatgaaaaaaattgctATGGTATAACTCTAAATTTTTTCCCcaaatatttttctttccaaacaCGCCTAATAACCCTGCTCAGTCAAAAGCAAGTATTAAATGCCTCCTAAAACTTTCTTTCAAATTATTACACCACTTAACTACACAGAATTTTGAAATTATGTTAAACTATTCCAATTGCACTCTTCTCCCACTTTTTTAAACTATCCTCTTAGTGTTCTGTGTTCAAGTTTTCAAAGTTTTGGACAATTTTTGGCccttatcaatttttttttttaaaaagtggTTAATAGTGAAAAAATTCTGAGTAGGCAAAATGCCAAGTTTAACTCTATTTGCATGCGTTCATGCATTCTAAAGTAAATGTAAAAGCCAGTCATTTTGTACAAACTTGCAGTCACATCCGAAGGTTCTATATTTTTACTAAGAATTTGGTATAGGAGGCAATAGATTTGGCTCTTCTTTAGTATTCACTTTCGACATTTTGCTTCACTATAGTCTTAGATGATTGGTACCTAAAAATGAATGTTTTGAATggtcaaacaaacccaaattttaacgaagttttaaaaatatgaaTCCATAAATTTAAGCAATCTTATACTAATCCAAAAATCTAAGCAATATGGAAACAAGAAAATTTCGAACAAGTTTCCTAATCTTTTGATGTTGATATGAATCCATAAATATAAGCAATTTTATACTAACTCGCAATAGCAGAATATAAAAGTAAATTTTAATAAGGAAGAAAGTTGGTgagtaaagaaaacaaaaaacacaTGGCGATAAGTACAGAAGGCAGTTTCTCTTTTTACATCAAAAATAAAATCGAGAGGACTGCTTGGGACAATGGCTATGTTAAAGTTCTTGTTTAGTTTTCTCCTTTatgtgggaaaaaaaaaatttttttgtcaagAAATTTGGTGCTTGGGATGAATAAAGCAGATATAAAGAAACCGACTAAAAATGAtatgaaataacaaaaaaaaatccaaggttATGAATTTATATTAGGAgcaaaaaatttgaaaacttgcaTGGCTGTTGCTTGTGTCCGAATTTTGTAAACTTAATTGAAATTTTAGTTGGCGGAACAAAATTCAGTGTGTTTGGCCAAAACAATCTACTTGTCAAAGAATAATCCCAAAGtaattctttttccatttttattccCTTGTTAATCCATTTATTGCCACATAGGATCcctattaaaagaaaagaatcacttgtaattatttttttccctcatatTACAAGcttttttttcgtttctatTTGGTGCCCCAGGAAAGTAAATACATATTCATTAATGCTATAAAATTATCAACTATCCCTTGAATTACAACAATTTTGCCGAAGAAATTTACCCTTTCATGGAAACAATAATGCCGGTCTCACATGTTATTCCTTGAAAACAAAACTGTGTATTCTTATGGCATCACCGCATCAGATAGCAAGCACatgttacatatatatatatatatcttatcTTTTGGTTATATCTCGCTTTTATTCTTTTGTTGCTATTATTCCTCCCTAGCATTGTGCTTGATAGCTAGATCAcaagtttctttctttatttgttgTTACATGCAATTAAATGCACGGTGAACTCTTGACATTATAcatttcaagaaattttggaaaattgaTTGCGTGACACACTCGTAAGTATTTCAAGATAATGATAATTGTTTAACGTGAATTATAAAAGTTCCAttttaaaggaaaagagaaataaaaaaaagtctTGCATTTTTTGACTCATCACAGAGAACCCAAGCAAGTCATGATTAGCACTAGAATTAAGACCGAGATTAGTTAATAATCAATATTTGGAAGAGTTATCATTGTGCATTCTAACTgagaaaaatgatgaattaaCATAATAGATCTCCAAAGATTTTTAGTTTATCTATGGCAATTCATCATACACATggcaagaaaatatttttagtTGCTATGATTATttaagaaattttcaaatatattaAGAATTTTCTTGTGGTAGACAATGAGTAATAAATAGAGAAGAAGTAGCAAATTTAGAACTATTGAAAATAATTAAGGATTTGTCTAATGTGAGTTAACAATTAAGCTCTTAAGAGTAGTTATTGACATTTTAATGGGAATTTTCCTCTCCAAATTAAAGAAGATAAGACTGAAAGTTTAAGCGTGATtagtttttcatatttaaaGTCCACATGGCAACAATTAGATTAATAAGgaaataaattttgaaactaaattagtttgtaaatattttttaagaGGAAGACTATTGTTGTGGCAATAAACTCACGAAATTTAAACTGCTAAAAAATGCTCATTAATTGGTGGAAATTATGTCGATTGTGTAAATGAACTTCAAAGGTATACAATTATTAGTCAACACATGCGAGTGCAatgtaataaaaattaattattagttAAACTAATTTATGAAAATTAAGTTATGCTtgtaaaaaaataattcttttaaCAAGATAATTACATTTTAGGGGTAAGAATATAGATTTTATGTCATTCTTTTCTCTGAATACCTATAGTTATATTGAGTTACCATAACATATGCAATTAATGTATCAAATTTAAGTGTAATGACATTTGGTGGTTGTATAATGATGGGTTCTTCTAATAGTGTCTAATGGGTACTCATTGATATCTAACATACTATGTGAACGCATATACTAAAATTCAATAACTTTCtgcacacatatatatatttttctcgATTTAATGtcactttttcaaaaaattaacaCCTTAAACTGAACATATAGTgattatatttgattatttgaaggtaaaaatgaaaaaataaagagtgaccaacaaaatttttttttgggaacacCAAGAACGCATAGATGTCTTACATATAGGAAGGATGAAAAGCTCAACGATGACCTTTCTTTAGCCATCAAAATTCTAGATGTAGTTCTTTTCACAAGAAGTTTAGGGTTGAAGATTCATTTGGTTAAATTGACTGTCTTTTTATGTATGCTCGCGTCCCCAAAAGTTGGGTTGGCTGGTATGTGCATTACCGAGCGGTACATTAGTCTTGGGAGTACACTGTAGTTTATGCCTATAATGCCCATGCCCCAAtgttttcttcctcttgctaTTCAATTATTTTCGGTTTTCCATTTCCTCTTCTTGATTTTTTTCCCATCTATTTCTTTACTCTCTCTTCTTAtgtttgttgtttattttttcctccttttttaaCCATTCTCTCTTGCTACTAATGCACAATCATATTACTATTATTAATTGattactcataaaaataatcTACTTATTGAGATCACACATGCTTTATTGAGGTGTTTGAGCAGAACTTAACTAGTAAGATTTCGCGTGAAATTTTTGCATTGATCCTGAGTCAAATACTAAGTACATTAAGTAATCGTTTTGGACTGCCAtaagatttttcaaatttactGTACCATCAATGCTGACTCTTTGGAAAAGACGGAGGGAGGGCTGAGGGCAGCATCTTCTTCTCTTTGCGAAAAGTTCCGGCGGCAGCGTTGAAAAGTGAGATGGAAAAAACGTTTTTATCAACGAATGGGCGGCTGAGCTTTTTGACGCTAGTCTGGAAGAAAAATATGCTGGCCGTAGGTAACGTATACAACTCTTATTTGTATGGAAATTATCGTCTTGCATAAAATATGAATCCTAAAATTTTTGCAATGTAAATCCCAGAAAATTTGGTAAGCTTGAGACAACGTGATAGACTTTTTCACCATTGATTAATTATAGTttaatatagctaaatattaattttattttaaatataactaAACTACTTGTTTACTCTCTGTTTATCCCTATTTTGGTTCCTATCTAATAAAACTCATAAATAAATGAACACTCACGCTATTCTTTAAACTCTCAACCAAGCAGATGTTTCTTATGTGTTTGTGACTCTTAAAGTGACAGAGTTTGTTTGTGGTGCAACTATTATTACTTCTTGGAAATAGCAAAGATTATACACATTATATAAGTTTGAGTAGAAATAAGCAAGAATTTATACACCTTAAGTTTGAAAATTGTGGACGATtaaaggttgtgtttggattgcatttttctagattttttgtagaaaaattactgtagcgatttgatatatgtgagatagaaatattattgaaaaatgtaataatttttctttagaaaatGGCTGTCATTAAATAGATTTGGCGAATGGTTATAGGCTCTAGTGAAAATTCATCCATAaaatttgggatttttttttagatAAAATGATCTACAAAACCATAAGGATCCTACTACTAATTGATATGTTGCCACTGAATAGTATTTTATCAAAGGGACCGATTGTTTTTTGGAAATATGCAACCACAATACCAAACTAAAGACACAAGCTTCACTAAATTCAGTAAACACGAGAATAAAAACAGCCACTTTTGAAATATTCCAAACAGATTTAATAAGGATTTCCAAGATTTCGTCTCTCATAGTTGAATCGACCTACACTATAATTTTGCAATAAAAAGAGGAACCTAGttatttttccttatttttggacatatttatttcatctttcttgaacaaatattgaattagggtttacactttgTAAATATTAAGTTAAAGTGGGTTTATGAAAGACATCATAAgtatgagagagagagagagagagagagagagagagattaaaGAAGTCTAACCTGTAATCCCACTTTTGAGTTGATCGTGGAGGAACTTGATTGCAAATCTATAATACAatagaaagagaaagaagaggCAAAAAAAGAGGTGAATTACTAGTGATGATGAATGCCGTGGAATTTGCTATGCGGCTCCATATCCTGTTAATTAAATGAGATATCTATCattcaaatatttatatttggtaatAGGTGATGGTTACTGGTTATAACAGATTGCCAATCTTTATTAATGAGGTGGTGCAATATAGTGAGCCATCAATGTAAAGAAGGTTTACACTAATGGTATAGGAAGATTTATTCTAACTTTAAATGCATCCCGATACAAGTAAATTACGCAATTAAATTCTCAATCAAAGGTTattcttttgtcccaaaattttaGATATATTCACCCTTACAGAATAGATACTATTGAAGATTTTAAGTGTCAAATAGTGGAGAGAGGGTTGGATTGAGTTGATTGACAAGGTGGGAATGATTGTAATTaggaagataaaaaaaaattagaaagggGGGGGGGTCAAAGAAGATTATATGTGTGGAACTAATTGCTTACATGAAAGGCAATTGCTTCCTCCGTCCTGAATTGTTTGTCGCATTTTGGAGTTCCAACTTTTTAATAATAGTGATTTGATGGTGCTACTAATAGatttgtttccaaagttactctcaaaaatttaaatttgaatttagtaTAAAATATAGATAAATGAAGGGATAATATTGAAAAAGGAGACCAAAAATAATTCTGACTTTGATAAAATGATAAACATTTTGAAACATTTTAAAATGAAAAGCACAATACTTTTAATGGGACGAATGATTTGAGCGATGttaataaatttgttttaaagtTGTCTTCcaaaatcgaaaatagaaagCGCGACACTTGTGAAAAAGAGAGAATTATTAGAATCTACCCCACGgccttgatttttattttactgTTTGGTTGGGACCCCAGCATCTTCATTATTCAATCCTTTAACTTGCGTTTATGAAACCTTTCACCGGCTTTCGGCTATATATTGTTCTCATTCCTGAAATCCCTCCCTAGAGCGCCCTCTCCTTTGTCCACCGTCTAACAATGGCCTCAAAGTCAAATGAGATACTTCATGAATTCTCTCCCTTAATGCAAGTATACAAGGACGGCCGGGTGGAAAGATTAGTCGGGAAAGACGTTGTAGCTGCATCAGTGGATCAAGAAACCGGTGTTGAATCCAAAGATGTACAAATTTCACAAGAACTGGACATCTCTGCACGGCTTTACCTGCCCAAAAAAGCCAAACACGGAACAAAACTTCCTCTTCTGGTCTACTTCCATGGAGGAGGCTTTTTCGTCGAATCCGCCTTCTCCCCTTTTTATCATACGTACCTCAATGCAGTGGTTGCAGAAGCTGATGTTGTAGCAGTTTCAGTAAACTATCGCCTCGCTCCCGAGCACCCTTTACCTACTGCTTATGAAGATTCTTGGATTGCACTCCAATGGGTCGCTTCTCATTCAAACGGGGAGGGTCCTGAGACATGGCTCAGGGGATATGCCGATTTTGATCGGGTGTTTCTTGGTGGGGATAGCGCTGGTGGTAACATAGCACACAACATGGCCTTAAAGATCGGGCTGGAAAAGCTGAAAGGTGTCAATGTTGAAGGGATTTTTCTCAATTGTCCTTATTTTTGGGGGAAAGAGCCAGTTGGTAGTGAAGCCACAAGATTGGAGAAAAAGGGACACCTTGAGGCCAGTTCTTTTTTGTGTAGGTCCTATGTTGAGGCCACTTGGCATTTTGTTTACCCAAATACCACA
This DNA window, taken from Coffea eugenioides isolate CCC68of unplaced genomic scaffold, Ceug_1.0 ScVebR1_1468;HRSCAF=2321, whole genome shotgun sequence, encodes the following:
- the LOC113755396 gene encoding probable carboxylesterase 12: MASKSNEILHEFSPLMQVYKDGRVERLVGKDVVAASVDQETGVESKDVQISQELDISARLYLPKKAKHGTKLPLLVYFHGGGFFVESAFSPFYHTYLNAVVAEADVVAVSVNYRLAPEHPLPTAYEDSWIALQWVASHSNGEGPETWLRGYADFDRVFLGGDSAGGNIAHNMALKIGLEKLKGVNVEGIFLNCPYFWGKEPVGSEATRLEKKGHLEASSFLCRSYVEATWHFVYPNTTGLDDPLLNPVMEPNLSRLGCRRVLVCVAEKDILKDRGWFYKEALEKSEWAGDVEVVEVAGEDHVFNLFFPKGENALSLLKKLASFINGNGV